A stretch of Streptomyces vietnamensis DNA encodes these proteins:
- a CDS encoding protealysin inhibitor emfourin — protein sequence MRIRVRRTGGFAGIERSAEVDVSGPEWESLSAAVLADGDGGGGDRGVPDGFSYEITVDGRTVHCRDPRLTDAQRTLVTRVLKEGA from the coding sequence ATGCGGATTCGAGTGCGGCGCACGGGCGGTTTCGCGGGCATCGAGCGGTCGGCGGAGGTGGACGTCTCGGGACCCGAGTGGGAGTCCCTGTCCGCCGCCGTCCTCGCGGACGGGGACGGCGGCGGTGGCGACCGGGGCGTGCCGGACGGCTTCTCGTACGAGATCACCGTCGACGGCCGCACGGTCCACTGCCGCGACCCGCGCCTCACGGACGCTCAGAGGACCCTCGTGACGAGGGTCCTCAAGGAAGGCGCGTAG
- a CDS encoding TerB family tellurite resistance protein, which yields MRSARNSRGGKVGICGIRTSWNTVGDGEFFCEECGGDRNYRRRTGRRRFAVLGVPVLPRGCTGPVVECAACHTHFGTEVLDHPTTSRFSAMLRDAVHTVALAVLAAGGTESREVLERAVTAVRSAGYAECTAVQLVDLVEALEADTGRFMPEVNPEGTLLAIELHEALEPLTPHLAPAGRESILLQAARIALADGAYSPAETEVLGTVGNALALAPEDTVRLLASARTVP from the coding sequence GTGCGGTCTGCCCGGAATTCACGTGGTGGGAAAGTGGGCATCTGCGGAATCCGCACCTCCTGGAACACCGTCGGAGACGGCGAGTTCTTCTGCGAGGAGTGCGGGGGCGACCGCAACTACCGGCGGCGCACCGGCCGCCGCAGGTTCGCCGTCCTGGGCGTCCCCGTCCTGCCCCGGGGCTGTACCGGCCCCGTCGTCGAGTGCGCGGCCTGTCACACGCACTTCGGTACGGAGGTGCTCGACCACCCGACGACGAGCCGCTTCTCCGCGATGCTGCGGGACGCCGTGCACACCGTCGCCCTGGCCGTCCTCGCGGCCGGCGGCACCGAATCCCGCGAGGTCCTCGAACGGGCCGTCACCGCGGTCCGGTCCGCCGGCTACGCCGAGTGCACGGCCGTCCAGCTCGTCGACCTCGTCGAGGCCCTGGAGGCCGACACCGGGCGCTTCATGCCCGAGGTGAACCCCGAGGGCACGCTCCTCGCGATCGAGCTCCACGAAGCCCTGGAGCCGCTCACCCCGCACCTGGCGCCCGCCGGGCGGGAGTCGATCCTCCTCCAGGCCGCCCGGATCGCCCTCGCGGACGGCGCCTACAGCCCGGCCGAGACCGAGGTCCTCGGAACCGTCGGCAACGCGCTCGCGCTCGCCCCCGAGGACACGGTCCGCCTCCTCGCCTCGGCCCGCACGGTCCCGTAA
- the leuA gene encoding 2-isopropylmalate synthase: MSQSPFVSRPTPITNATHTQQPSGMPIHKYGQYEAVNIPDRTWPEKRITKAPRWLSTDLRDGNQALIDPMSPARKREMFDLLVRMGYKEIEVGFPSSGETDFAFVRSIIEEGAIPDDVTISVLTQAREDLIERTVESLKGAKRATVHLYNATAPTFRRVVFRGSKEQIKQIAVDGTRLVMEYAEKLLGPETTFGYQYSPEIFTDTELDFALEVCEAVCDVWQPGPGREIILNLPATVERSTPSTHADRFEWMSRNLTRREHICVSVHPHNDRGTAVAAAELAIMAGADRIEGCLFGQGERTGNVDLVTLGMNLFSQGVDPQIDFSQIDEIRRTSEYCNQMEVHPRHPYAGDLVYTAFSGSHQDAIKKGFDAMEADAAAQGKTVDEIEWAVPYLPIDPKDVGRSYEAVIRVNSQSGKGGIAYVLKNDHKLDLPRRMQIEFSKIIQQKTDSEGGEVTPAAIWAVFQDEYLPNPDNAWGRIQLRSGQTTSDTDGTDTLTVEAVVDGVDTVLTGSGNGPISAFFAALQSIGVDARLLDYQEHTMSEGASAQAASYIECAIDGKVLWGIGIDANTTRASLKAVISAVNRSAR, encoded by the coding sequence ATGTCTCAGTCGCCTTTCGTCAGCCGCCCGACGCCCATCACCAACGCGACCCACACGCAGCAGCCGTCCGGGATGCCGATCCACAAGTACGGCCAGTACGAGGCCGTGAACATCCCCGACCGGACCTGGCCCGAGAAGCGCATCACCAAGGCGCCCCGCTGGCTGTCCACGGACCTGCGCGACGGCAACCAGGCCCTGATCGACCCGATGTCCCCGGCCCGCAAGCGCGAGATGTTCGACCTGCTCGTACGCATGGGCTACAAGGAGATCGAGGTCGGCTTCCCGTCCTCCGGCGAGACCGACTTCGCGTTCGTGCGCTCCATCATCGAAGAGGGCGCGATCCCGGACGACGTCACCATCTCCGTCCTGACCCAGGCCCGCGAGGACCTGATCGAGCGGACCGTGGAGTCCCTGAAGGGCGCCAAGCGCGCCACGGTCCACCTGTACAACGCCACCGCGCCCACCTTCCGCCGGGTCGTCTTCCGCGGCTCGAAGGAGCAGATCAAGCAGATCGCCGTGGACGGCACCCGTCTGGTGATGGAGTACGCGGAGAAGCTGCTGGGCCCGGAGACCACCTTCGGCTACCAGTACAGCCCCGAGATCTTCACCGACACCGAGCTGGACTTCGCCCTGGAGGTCTGCGAGGCGGTCTGTGACGTGTGGCAGCCCGGCCCGGGCCGCGAGATCATCCTCAACCTGCCCGCCACCGTGGAGCGTTCGACGCCGTCGACGCACGCGGACCGGTTCGAGTGGATGTCCCGGAACCTGACCCGCCGCGAGCACATCTGCGTCTCCGTCCACCCGCACAACGACCGCGGCACGGCCGTGGCGGCGGCGGAGCTGGCGATCATGGCCGGCGCCGACCGCATCGAGGGCTGCCTGTTCGGGCAGGGCGAGCGGACCGGCAACGTCGACCTGGTGACGCTGGGCATGAACCTGTTCTCGCAGGGCGTCGACCCGCAGATCGACTTCTCCCAGATCGACGAGATCCGCCGCACCTCCGAGTACTGCAACCAGATGGAGGTCCACCCGCGCCACCCCTACGCGGGCGACCTGGTCTACACCGCCTTCTCCGGCTCCCACCAGGACGCCATCAAGAAGGGCTTCGACGCCATGGAGGCCGACGCGGCCGCCCAGGGCAAGACCGTCGACGAGATCGAGTGGGCCGTCCCGTACCTGCCGATCGACCCGAAGGACGTCGGCCGCTCCTACGAGGCCGTCATCCGGGTCAACTCGCAGTCCGGCAAGGGCGGCATCGCGTACGTCCTGAAGAACGACCACAAGCTGGACCTGCCCCGCCGGATGCAGATCGAGTTCTCGAAGATCATCCAGCAGAAGACCGACAGCGAGGGCGGCGAGGTCACGCCGGCCGCGATCTGGGCCGTCTTCCAGGACGAGTACCTGCCCAACCCGGACAACGCCTGGGGCCGCATCCAGCTGCGTTCCGGCCAGACGACCTCCGACACCGACGGCACGGACACGCTGACCGTCGAGGCGGTCGTGGACGGCGTCGACACCGTCCTGACGGGCTCCGGCAACGGTCCGATCTCCGCCTTCTTCGCCGCGCTGCAGTCCATCGGCGTCGACGCCCGCCTGCTGGACTACCAGGAGCACACGATGAGCGAGGGCGCCTCCGCGCAGGCCGCCTCGTACATCGAGTGCGCCATCGACGGCAAGGTCCTGTGGGGCATCGGCATCGACGCCAACACGACCCGCGCCTCCCTGAAGGCGGTCATCTCGGCGGTCAACCGCTCCGCGCGCTGA
- a CDS encoding TerD family protein: MTKIVKGGNLPVPGQVWRIAVVRRAAGDGVPEVDASALLLDADGRVRGDGDLVFYNQPAHTSGAVRLLGQVRDEEQRVADWLEIDTARVEPAVRRIVITASSEDGTFGEVPGLHIRTTSAATGEQLALYEVDDASTETAFLLGEFYRRDGGWKFRAVGQGYASGLVGLAEDFGIVGRDPEPAPGDEPAPEDEPASVGAPPEAIPEELLAKVREAEAGAAAPARARVPAQRPARVGPQSDIELFGEDFPEFVRSGKGTTTITVDVPIPAGYVLVDSTRKGDGYFGVDSLDEKGECDVLLANTTLEDHEGRGLLRHDGRNPLRLRVNAYGSEWTVAVRPVSTVEELGRSARGRGGDVLLYTGPAAQLSSRLRTGFGHAYFHVQGQEPEGRDHLLANVASRWPRDSRPLPEGPLLVQVKSAEGEWSLEVRPPKENRFWRRAPR, encoded by the coding sequence GTGACAAAGATCGTCAAGGGGGGAAACCTGCCGGTCCCCGGGCAGGTGTGGCGGATCGCGGTCGTCCGGCGGGCCGCCGGTGACGGGGTGCCGGAGGTCGACGCCTCGGCCCTGCTGCTCGACGCCGACGGCCGGGTCAGGGGCGACGGCGACCTGGTCTTCTACAACCAGCCCGCGCACACGTCCGGCGCGGTGCGCCTGCTCGGGCAGGTACGGGACGAGGAGCAGCGGGTCGCCGACTGGCTGGAGATCGACACCGCGCGCGTGGAGCCCGCCGTCCGGCGCATCGTGATCACCGCCTCCAGCGAGGACGGGACGTTCGGCGAGGTGCCGGGCCTGCACATACGGACGACCAGCGCCGCCACCGGCGAGCAGCTGGCGCTGTACGAGGTCGACGACGCGAGCACCGAGACGGCGTTCCTCCTCGGCGAGTTCTACCGGCGCGACGGCGGGTGGAAGTTCCGCGCGGTCGGCCAGGGATACGCCTCCGGCCTCGTCGGCCTCGCCGAGGACTTCGGCATCGTGGGCAGGGACCCGGAACCCGCCCCCGGGGACGAGCCCGCCCCCGAAGACGAGCCCGCCTCCGTCGGCGCCCCGCCCGAGGCCATTCCAGAGGAGCTCCTGGCCAAGGTCCGGGAGGCCGAGGCCGGGGCCGCCGCCCCGGCACGGGCCCGGGTCCCTGCTCAGAGGCCCGCGCGCGTCGGCCCGCAGTCGGACATCGAGCTCTTCGGCGAGGACTTCCCGGAATTCGTCCGCAGCGGCAAGGGCACCACGACCATCACCGTCGACGTGCCGATCCCGGCCGGCTACGTCCTGGTCGACTCCACCCGGAAGGGTGACGGCTACTTCGGAGTGGACAGCCTCGATGAAAAGGGCGAGTGCGACGTCCTGCTCGCGAACACGACCCTGGAGGACCACGAGGGCCGCGGGCTGCTGCGGCACGACGGCCGGAACCCGCTGCGCCTGCGTGTGAACGCCTACGGCAGCGAGTGGACGGTCGCCGTTCGTCCGGTGAGCACCGTGGAGGAGCTCGGCCGCAGCGCCCGGGGGCGGGGAGGCGACGTGCTGCTGTACACGGGTCCGGCCGCCCAGCTCTCCTCCCGGCTCCGCACGGGGTTCGGCCACGCCTATTTCCACGTGCAGGGGCAGGAGCCGGAGGGCCGCGACCACCTGCTGGCCAACGTGGCGAGCAGGTGGCCCAGGGACTCGCGGCCGCTGCCCGAGGGGCCCCTGCTCGTGCAGGTCAAGAGCGCCGAGGGCGAGTGGTCCCTGGAGGTCCGGCCGCCGAAGGAGAACAGGTTCTGGCGCCGCGCCCCCCGCTAG
- a CDS encoding choice-of-anchor A family protein: MRTSAAVAAVLAVTGAALTWAPAASATTAECVPHPLGTAGLYAEFVEKDSVRHSDSEGAVAVGGDATFGAPGGSGFSVGSRLSDTDLAKLPGGHSLIVGGTLKASGVVLVKGSGIAGEVVDNSRGETFDVDGDKVATGPSPIDFGKEFTGLRKLSADWAGVRPNGETAADGRSLYLTGTDAKLNVFAVSGADLEKAGEIYLKVPVGSSTLVNVIGTSYDMAAKPTSGVWISEGGDYVQDDYDRHTDGHKSIRSKLLWNFPQAETVKKNSSAWPGAILAPNAAVTMTSGHINGSVIAESLDTASGSETHQMNFTGCLPEVTTPQPVVTPETPKPTDTPAPTPSQGGATPGTPGTPSASASPSTPATAGTPGTPGEATTAPATAPAPAPSATPEGDLATTGSAIGPGAIGAAVAAVAVGGGFLAFAKRRRRTS; the protein is encoded by the coding sequence ATGCGCACGTCCGCTGCCGTGGCCGCCGTCCTCGCGGTGACCGGTGCCGCCCTCACCTGGGCCCCCGCCGCTTCCGCCACCACCGCGGAGTGCGTGCCGCATCCGCTCGGCACGGCCGGCCTGTACGCCGAGTTCGTCGAGAAGGACTCCGTCCGCCACTCCGACTCCGAGGGCGCGGTCGCGGTCGGCGGCGACGCCACCTTCGGCGCACCGGGCGGCTCCGGCTTCTCCGTCGGCTCCCGCCTCTCCGACACCGACCTCGCGAAGCTGCCCGGCGGGCACAGCCTGATCGTCGGCGGCACCCTCAAGGCCAGCGGCGTGGTCCTGGTGAAGGGGTCCGGCATCGCCGGCGAGGTCGTGGACAACTCCCGGGGCGAGACCTTCGACGTCGACGGCGACAAGGTCGCCACCGGGCCCTCCCCGATCGACTTCGGCAAGGAGTTCACCGGGCTGCGCAAGCTCTCCGCCGACTGGGCGGGCGTGCGGCCCAACGGCGAGACGGCCGCCGACGGACGGAGCCTCTACCTCACCGGCACCGACGCGAAGCTGAACGTCTTCGCCGTGAGCGGCGCCGACCTGGAGAAGGCCGGCGAGATCTACCTCAAGGTCCCGGTGGGCTCCTCCACCCTCGTGAACGTCATCGGTACCTCGTACGACATGGCCGCCAAGCCCACCTCCGGCGTCTGGATCTCCGAGGGCGGCGACTACGTCCAGGACGACTACGACCGGCACACCGACGGCCACAAGAGCATCCGCTCCAAGCTGCTGTGGAACTTCCCGCAGGCCGAGACCGTCAAGAAGAACTCCTCCGCCTGGCCCGGAGCGATCCTCGCGCCCAACGCCGCCGTCACCATGACCAGCGGACACATCAACGGCTCCGTCATCGCCGAGTCGCTGGACACCGCCTCCGGCTCCGAGACCCACCAGATGAACTTCACCGGCTGCCTTCCCGAGGTGACCACCCCGCAGCCGGTCGTCACCCCCGAGACGCCCAAGCCGACCGACACCCCCGCGCCCACCCCGAGCCAGGGCGGCGCGACCCCGGGCACCCCCGGGACCCCCTCGGCCTCCGCGTCCCCGTCCACGCCGGCCACCGCGGGCACTCCGGGCACCCCGGGCGAGGCCACCACCGCGCCCGCGACGGCCCCGGCCCCGGCTCCGTCCGCCACCCCGGAGGGTGATCTCGCGACGACCGGTTCGGCCATCGGTCCCGGCGCGATCGGGGCCGCCGTGGCCGCCGTCGCCGTCGGCGGAGGCTTCCTGGCCTTCGCGAAGCGCCGCCGCCGCACTTCCTGA
- a CDS encoding M4 family metallopeptidase: protein MTAHTPVFCSIVPPHVLDRLARSADPAVAEAARRTLAVDLGHREARTVRPASGPAEPGTGKPRRTIYDAKNGTQLPGHQVRAEGEPTLADGTANRAYSGLGATFDLFHEVYGRDSIDGVGLPLLATVHYDEKYDNAFWNGEQMVFGDGDGELFLDFTLPVDVIGHELAHGFTQHTANLAYYGQAGALNESVSDVFGSLVKQHALGQTADQADWLIGAGLLAPSVSGEALRSMKAPGTAYDDDVLGKDPQPAHMDDYVRTNSDNGGVHINSGIPNHAFYLAATALGNHAWERAGRIWYEVMTGGTLTEEARFSEFARATVAAARQLFGEGEEAAAVLDAWARVGVPTS, encoded by the coding sequence ATGACTGCCCACACGCCTGTCTTCTGCTCGATCGTCCCCCCGCACGTCCTGGACCGCCTCGCCCGGTCCGCGGACCCCGCCGTCGCCGAGGCCGCCCGGCGCACCCTCGCGGTGGACCTCGGCCATCGCGAGGCCCGGACCGTCCGGCCCGCCTCGGGCCCGGCGGAACCGGGCACCGGAAAGCCCCGGCGCACGATCTACGACGCCAAGAACGGCACCCAGCTGCCCGGCCACCAGGTGCGCGCCGAGGGAGAGCCGACGCTCGCCGACGGCACGGCCAACCGCGCCTACAGCGGGCTCGGCGCCACCTTCGACCTCTTCCACGAGGTCTACGGCCGCGACTCGATCGACGGCGTGGGGCTGCCGCTCCTCGCCACCGTCCACTACGACGAGAAGTACGACAACGCCTTCTGGAACGGCGAGCAGATGGTGTTCGGCGACGGCGACGGCGAACTGTTCCTCGACTTCACCCTGCCGGTCGACGTCATCGGCCACGAGCTGGCCCACGGCTTCACCCAGCACACGGCGAACCTCGCGTACTACGGGCAGGCCGGCGCGCTCAACGAGTCCGTGTCCGACGTCTTCGGCTCCCTCGTGAAGCAGCACGCCCTCGGCCAGACCGCGGACCAGGCCGACTGGCTCATCGGGGCCGGGCTGCTCGCCCCCTCCGTCAGCGGCGAGGCGCTGCGCTCCATGAAGGCCCCGGGCACGGCGTACGACGACGACGTCCTCGGCAAGGACCCCCAGCCCGCCCACATGGACGACTACGTGCGCACCAACTCCGACAACGGCGGTGTGCACATCAACTCCGGCATCCCGAACCACGCCTTCTACCTGGCGGCCACCGCGCTCGGCAACCACGCCTGGGAGCGGGCCGGCCGGATCTGGTACGAGGTGATGACCGGCGGCACCCTGACCGAGGAGGCCCGGTTCTCCGAGTTCGCGCGGGCGACGGTGGCGGCGGCCCGGCAGCTCTTCGGCGAGGGCGAGGAGGCCGCGGCCGTGCTCGACGCCTGGGCGCGGGTCGGCGTACCGACCTCGTGA